The following nucleotide sequence is from Synergistaceae bacterium.
ATAAAAAGGCATATAAAAAGGAGGCTTTGTTTATGCCCTCTTCCGATAAAGACGAAGCCCTGAGGGAACTGGGGAGCATGGCCAGGGGCCGGCGCGAAGACGTGTCGGTCTCTCTGGAGGAAATTTTCGAGAGAACAAGAGTGCGCGTGGAGTTTCTTCGAGGCATAGAGGAAGGAAACTATCAAGGATTTCCCGATCTCGTGTACACCAAGGGTTTTGTTCGCACGTATCTGGGCGTGATCGGCGCGGAGGATATGAAAGACGAGTTCATGTCATGGCTGAACAAGGAAAACGTGTCCCAAATACGGGAGCTTCCGCCTCGAAATGTCCTGGGTAACGGTACGTTGCCGACGAAAGGCTTCAAACCGGCTTCTCATTTTTGGTTGTTCGTAGTTTTGATCTTGATCTTGATAGGATCGGGGGGATATGTGTGGTATTCTTGGGCAAGCGGACTCATTTCCGACCCTTTCCCCCCAGCGATTGATGCGCGGAGAATTTCCAGTGAGGTTGTTTCCGACGAAGTGAAATCCGACGACGTCTCCGTGTCTCTGCTGAGTAACGCTGCAGGCTCCGCGAATTATCCCATGGAGATCCTGCCGCCGGCATCCCGAAGTATTGCCCCGAACCCTGAGCCCATGAAACCTCACCTCCTTATTAGGGCCAGAATGGACGTCTGGATGAAGGTGACGATTGCTGGAAAAGTGCTCTATAGCAACACTTTAAAGGCCGGATCTCAGGTATCCTGGGATTTGCCGTCGAGGGCCCAGGTGACTTACGGGCGTCCTCACGGAGCGGAAGTTGTGCTGAATGGCAAAGAACTGGGAATTCCCAATCCGAGAGCGTCGAAAACGGAGACCTATTTTTACGAGCCAGATGGAACTTATCGCCAGGCACAATGAGGTCTACAATGAGGTCTACGGTGAGGTCTACGGTGAACGTATTTTTCATGAGCATGGGTTGCGCCAAAAACAGTGTGGATAGTGAGCGTCTGGCGGGTCTGCTTTCCGCCGCGGGAAATAAGATCGTCAGCAACGCGAGTGAGGCGCAGGTGGGCCTGATCAATACGTGCGCTTTTATTCAGGAGGCCGTCAAAGAGAACATCGACGCGATTTTAGATTTGGAAGATCTGAAGAAACAGGGCAAGCTCGAAAAAATCATCGTGGCGGGCTGCATCGTTAATCGTTACGAGGCCGAGCTGCGCAAAGAATTGCCCTTGGTTGACTTTTGGGCGGGGACCGAGGACTGGGATAAAATTGTGGATTTTCTGGGGCGTGAAAAAGGGTCTTCCAACTGCCTCCCTGGACCTTCTCGGGGTCTGTTAGCGGAGACCCGTCCCTGGTCCCGCTATCTGAAGGTCGGTGAAGGGTGTGACACCTATTGCTCCTACTGCACGATCCCTTTGATTCGCGGACGGTTGCGCAGCGTTCCTATCCTCCGCTTGGTGGAGGAGGCGAAGGAGCTTGTCGCGTCAGGAGCAAAAGAGTTGTGCCTGGTGGGACAGGATCTTACGGCCTATGGGAGAGACCTTTACGGAGAGCCTTCCATTCAGAAACTCCTAGAAGCCCTGGAGAATGCCTTACCGTCCGAGATGTGGATACGTCTTCTCTATCTGCATCCTGATCGGATCACCCGCGATTTTTTGGATTTCCTCTCAGACTCCGATAAAGTGCTGCCTTACTTGGATATTCCAATCCAACACATCGACAGTTCGATTCTTGCCGCTATGAATCGTTCGCCCGACGTTGCCCACATTCGAAATGTATTCCAGAGCGCGCGTAGGCGAAATCCTCTTTTCACCTTGAGAACGACGATCATGGTAGGATTTCCCGGCGA
It contains:
- a CDS encoding DUF4115 domain-containing protein; the encoded protein is MPSSDKDEALRELGSMARGRREDVSVSLEEIFERTRVRVEFLRGIEEGNYQGFPDLVYTKGFVRTYLGVIGAEDMKDEFMSWLNKENVSQIRELPPRNVLGNGTLPTKGFKPASHFWLFVVLILILIGSGGYVWYSWASGLISDPFPPAIDARRISSEVVSDEVKSDDVSVSLLSNAAGSANYPMEILPPASRSIAPNPEPMKPHLLIRARMDVWMKVTIAGKVLYSNTLKAGSQVSWDLPSRAQVTYGRPHGAEVVLNGKELGIPNPRASKTETYFYEPDGTYRQAQ
- the rimO gene encoding 30S ribosomal protein S12 methylthiotransferase RimO, encoding MNVFFMSMGCAKNSVDSERLAGLLSAAGNKIVSNASEAQVGLINTCAFIQEAVKENIDAILDLEDLKKQGKLEKIIVAGCIVNRYEAELRKELPLVDFWAGTEDWDKIVDFLGREKGSSNCLPGPSRGLLAETRPWSRYLKVGEGCDTYCSYCTIPLIRGRLRSVPILRLVEEAKELVASGAKELCLVGQDLTAYGRDLYGEPSIQKLLEALENALPSEMWIRLLYLHPDRITRDFLDFLSDSDKVLPYLDIPIQHIDSSILAAMNRSPDVAHIRNVFQSARRRNPLFTLRTTIMVGFPGETEAQFERVLEFLEEAEIDRVGAFMYSPEEGTKAALMAGQVPDEVKEERYSRLMGAQSQIAQERGELFVGKTLRVLVEETDQGNASAYGRSYRDAPEVDGVVFLENGGSLVPGSWVDASIQAAMGHDLFAFLPNQSPAPLGHPFLGLS